From a single Oncorhynchus nerka isolate Pitt River linkage group LG11, Oner_Uvic_2.0, whole genome shotgun sequence genomic region:
- the LOC115136784 gene encoding claudin-4-like has protein sequence MVSQGIQIMGIIMSLIGWLMVIIVCALPMWKVTAFIGANIVTAQTIWEGMWMNCVVQSTGQMQCKIYDSMLALPQDLQAARAMIIISILTGIFGICLSIAGGKCTNCIAEEGSKARACIVAGVLYIISGILCLIPVSWSANTIIRDFYNPMLIEAQRRELGASLYIGWGAAALLLMGGGLLCWNCPPKQDHHYPAKFSQVRSTSSGPMQYV, from the coding sequence ATGGTTTCCCAGGGGATCCAGATCATGGGCATCATCATGTCGTTGATCGGCTGGTTGATGGTCATCATCGTGTGTGCCCTGCCTATGTGGAAGGTCACAGCCTTCATCGGAGCCAACATCGTCACGGCCCAAACCATCTGGGAGGGAATGTGGATGAACTGTGTTGTGCAGAGCACTGGCCAGATGCAGTGTAAGATCTACGACTCCATGCTGGCACTACCCCAGGACCTCCAGGCCGCCAGAGCAATGATCATCATCTCCATCCTGACAGGTATCTTCGGCATCTGCCTGTCGATTGCAGGAGGGAAATGCACCAACTGCATAGCAGAGGAGGGATCCAAGGCTAGAGCCTGTATTGTGGCTGGAGTCCTCTACATCATCTCAGGCATCCTCTGCCTCATCCCAGTGTCCTGGTCAGCCAACACCATCATCAGGGATTTCTACAACCCCATGCTGATCGAGGCCCAGAGGAGGGAACTGGGGGCGTCTCTGTATATAGGCTGGGGTGCTGCAGCACTGCTGCTGATGGGAGGGGGGCTGCTGTGCTGGAACTGTCCCCCCAAGCAGGACCACCACTATCCAGCCAAGTTCTCTCAGGTCAGATCCACCTCCTCCGGACCCATGCAATATGTCTGA